ACAATTAGCAAGAGAAGCATACCAAAGTGTTCGTCAATCCCTAAAACATTTGATAAAGCAATGTGGTTCTGGTCAAGAATTGATAGAGCGAGGCTTTAAGCAAGATGTTGATTTAGCATCTGAAATGAACGTCAGTGATTGTGTTCCTACATTAGTTAATGGAGCTTACGCAAATCACGCAAGATAAAAAGTCGATGAAGCGAGCAGTTGGGAGATCTCGGTGAGGTTGCCAAAGTTATCTGCTGCCGCTTATCTTGGTCGTTAGGTCGACGCGCGAGGCATTTCGGCAATTGCGGTATGCTTAAGTGACAGGAAAGGAGTCCTCATGCGAGTACTAATCATTTTATTGGCGGTTGTTTGAGGCGATATGACTAACCCGCATACGCTGCCATCAGCCTCCGAAGGCATGGATGCAGCTGTGAGCAGCGCCATGAACTCCCAACAAACTGGCTACTGAACTTTCACAGACTTTAGGGCATAAACTGGAGCCATAACTCTATCTGGGTGCAATGGATGACGCTGACTTCAACGCTTTTATCACTCACATAAACTAGGGCAATACGTGTCGGATGTCGAAAAGCAAGTGAAATTCTTCAGCCCCATGCTGACCACCTGGTGATTCAGTAAACCGCTGGCTTACAGGCGCAAACCTTAATAGAGGCTAAACGTGGCAACTATCGAAAAATTTCAACCGCTGGTGACTCTCATCAATGTTCACGTCTGCAAGCCGGAAGACCAACAACAACTTGCTGATTTGTTAGTGGAAGGCGTGAACACTATTTATCGACACGTGCCGGGCTTCATCTCAGCGAGCATACACAAAAGCTTGGACGGCGTGCGAGTAACCAACTACGCGCAGTATCGCAGCCGCGAGGATATTGACGCAGTTTGGTCAAATCCGGATGTCGGCGCATTCGCGCAAAAGGTCGGCAAATTCGTGGAATCTTTTGATGCTCATTTATATGAAGTGATTGAAGTTGCAACGCCTGACCCTGAGCAGCAGATTTCGTAGCGCTGGGCAAAGCAAAGCGTGCCTATCACAGCATAGGCCTCTGGAGGCTGAGTAAGCTTATCCTCAAATAGCTTTGGAACTATGGCATTTGAATTTGATCATCTCTTTATCTGTACTGATATTGGTGCTTGCGAGGCTGACCGTTTAGTATCCTTTGGTTTAGTAGAAGGGACATCTAATACACATCCTGGACAAGGCACGACCAATCGCCGTTTCTTTTTCCACAACGCGATGTTGGAACTGTTGTGGGTTCACGATATAGAAGAGGCAACATCAGAGCTAATTCGCCCTACACGTCTTTGGGAGCGATGGGTAAATCGGAAAGATAACACATGTCCATTTGGAGTTGGTTTGCGTCCAGGGACAAGTGGTGGTGACACCGTTGCGTTTTCCAGTTGGGCATATCGTCCACCTTATCTGTCTGACACACTAAGTATCGCAGTAGGTACAAATAGTAATGTGCTAACAGAGCCGATGCTCTTTCAGATTCCATTTGGCAAACGTCCAGATCAATACCCTACTGAAAAGGCAGAGCCTCTAAATCATCCTGCTGGTTTTCGCGAAATAACTCGTATAGAGTTGGTCAGTCCGACCGCAGATAATCCATCACCAGAATTTCAGGCGGTGATTGACATCAACCAGGTCAAGGTACGAGTTGGAGTAGAGTATTGCGTGGAGCTTGGCTTTGATTGGGAGGTGCAGGGGCATCAAGTAGATTTTCGACCTGGGTTGCCCCTTATCCTGAGTTGGTAGCTCAAATCCGCTACCTGACAAGCGCCATTAGCGGACTCATTCCCTTAGAGAAGATGCTAACCAGATTGAAGCGACCTGAGGGGCTGACGAGAGTAGCGGTTGAATTGTAGTCGCTGACGAAATATGCATGCGTAGGGAAAGTTAAGCTTCAGCTTTTGGTAAGCTTTGCCGAGTTTAATCTGCCTAAAGCCCCTTGCATTGGTTCTGGTGCAGCGATGACCACTAGGCTAAGCCTCTTTTTGTTCGACGCCGAAGCCGACTAGCGCCAGAGTATCGAGGGGTTCGCCTTCGGCAGGCCTCTGATAGTTTAAAATGCGGCGGATTCGCATTTTAGGATTGACCAAGATGATTGAGTCTACCGATACAACCCGCGTGTAGCGAGTAGTCATCAGCAGTTCGCGGGTCTCATTATTGAACCGAAACTCGGAGATAATCGGGCGCGACTCTTCGTAGGCGCGATCGCGCAGGTAGTCGCCTTCCAGAAAATTGCCGTCCTGCTGCTTGGGCACAAACAGCATCCGCAGTTCTTGAGAGACTTCCTCACCTTTTTCAGAAACGGTGTGAAAGCCTAGCCGAAAGCCGGGCAGATCTTCTAGATGGCTGACCTCGCCGTATTCATTGTCGGTCAACACCTTCTGCTTCAGATCAGGGGTGATGGCATCGACGCGGAACTCGGTGTGTGATCGCTCCACCTCCTGGTGGGTCAAGTAGTGGTAGGTTCGCTCTGTGACCCAGTTGCCCACACAGCATTCAAAGAAATACTTAAATACCGAAAGATCCATTGCATCAGACCCCTACAACTCTGAGCTATTTTCTGAGCGTGTTTACAGAGTAGCAGCCAACAATCCGCAGTGGGGCAGTGACCTCACTAGCTGTAGGGGAGCGCGGATTTGACCTAAGCTCGAGCCTGAAGTGCGT
The window above is part of the Pseudanabaena sp. FACHB-2040 genome. Proteins encoded here:
- a CDS encoding antibiotic biosynthesis monooxygenase, with amino-acid sequence MATIEKFQPLVTLINVHVCKPEDQQQLADLLVEGVNTIYRHVPGFISASIHKSLDGVRVTNYAQYRSREDIDAVWSNPDVGAFAQKVGKFVESFDAHLYEVIEVATPDPEQQIS
- a CDS encoding phycobiliprotein lyase, yielding MDLSVFKYFFECCVGNWVTERTYHYLTHQEVERSHTEFRVDAITPDLKQKVLTDNEYGEVSHLEDLPGFRLGFHTVSEKGEEVSQELRMLFVPKQQDGNFLEGDYLRDRAYEESRPIISEFRFNNETRELLMTTRYTRVVSVDSIILVNPKMRIRRILNYQRPAEGEPLDTLALVGFGVEQKEA